In the Campylobacteraceae bacterium genome, one interval contains:
- a CDS encoding RecB-like helicase: MKQFLALKASAGSGKTFALTVRYISLLLLDAKPNEILTLTFTNKAASEMSERIYNTLLTLGDDEIYLDNIIKESGLAKQVILNKKNILLKKFRNSELSIYTIDKFVNKILREFCGYIGISDDFDIKEDDLDDISLKLLNSLDEKEFSLLLDFSHFENKKYHSIFDLFKVLYEKNEDFKTINIEKDLIFAQKESLMKYAYIIKEQVLNSDVASNSAKKAVDFVSFEELIKKTWLNKNAAKEYSYFKKCCNDIMENNFTLLKEQLEIYFKLKSTYSLGNLLRLYRMFVNFKKSYNKEKNYLEFNDISNLVYDLLQNKIDKDFLYFRLDAKYKHMMIDEFQDTSTLQYKILEPLINEILSGSSSSEKSFFYVGDTKQSIYRFRGGRRELFDHLSNAFPLIEMDSLNTNYRSKENIVSFVNEIFLKVHNYEYIKQESINKDGYVEVFIDTALKEDEKFINVASKISYLLQNGVDINDVAILTYTNADVLSLYSYLSEKFPHLKISTEMTSRLKNQENVKALINTIKYLYFKEDIYKENLHALIGKKPLEELTLHIDIQANLSKNLMYVAKYLKLIDDNVIKLIDLSKTYSNIVSFVYEIDKLESSIENKEQHGLQILTIFKSKGLEFDTVLLLDRIKRKNVDRSSLLFEYEDVVLKNIYYKIPNFEHYNEEYKNALLKEKALSRDDELNILYVAITRAKNNLIIFKKDETSVFDLLNLEAYQNGTLFSKEIVPKAKEKVQAISYTALDLGKQEKQIKKEKDTSYTLHAKYFGLATHYTLEMMNEFTLDSLVYALKLTKSRYMNYLSTADFISIYKRVEHLLKNDLFISLLKDSTFIAEQAVMYKNEIKILDLLLYKEDSFIICDYKTTKDELLEHEVQVSYYKKAIADIFKTKNIKTYVIYLNEKGTKIKETF; this comes from the coding sequence ATGAAACAATTTTTAGCCCTAAAAGCCAGTGCAGGCTCCGGAAAAACCTTTGCATTAACGGTCCGATACATCTCTTTATTGTTGCTTGATGCAAAACCCAATGAAATATTAACTCTTACTTTTACAAATAAAGCAGCCAGTGAAATGAGTGAGCGAATATACAATACTTTGCTTACTTTAGGGGATGATGAAATATATTTAGACAATATTATAAAAGAATCGGGCCTTGCAAAACAAGTAATTTTAAATAAAAAGAATATTTTATTAAAAAAATTTAGAAATTCTGAACTTTCCATTTATACTATAGATAAATTTGTAAATAAAATTTTACGAGAATTTTGTGGATATATAGGAATTAGTGATGATTTTGATATTAAAGAAGATGATTTAGATGATATCTCTTTAAAGTTATTAAACTCATTGGATGAAAAAGAGTTTTCACTTCTTTTGGATTTTTCTCATTTTGAAAATAAAAAATATCATTCTATTTTTGATTTATTTAAAGTTTTGTATGAAAAAAATGAAGACTTTAAAACGATAAATATAGAAAAAGATTTGATTTTTGCACAAAAAGAATCTTTAATGAAATATGCTTATATCATTAAAGAACAAGTGCTTAATTCTGATGTCGCTTCAAATTCTGCAAAAAAAGCAGTTGATTTTGTCAGCTTTGAAGAACTTATTAAAAAAACATGGTTAAATAAAAATGCAGCCAAAGAATATTCTTATTTTAAAAAATGCTGTAATGATATTATGGAAAACAATTTTACCCTTTTAAAAGAACAACTAGAAATATATTTTAAACTAAAATCTACGTATTCTTTAGGTAATTTACTGCGTTTATATCGTATGTTTGTGAATTTTAAAAAATCGTATAACAAAGAAAAGAATTATTTAGAATTTAATGATATTTCAAATTTGGTTTATGATTTACTGCAAAATAAAATTGATAAAGATTTTTTGTATTTTAGATTGGATGCTAAATATAAACATATGATGATAGATGAGTTTCAAGATACCTCTACCTTGCAATATAAAATTCTAGAACCTTTAATTAATGAGATATTATCTGGTTCCAGCTCAAGCGAAAAAAGTTTTTTTTATGTAGGAGATACGAAACAAAGTATATATAGATTCAGAGGTGGACGAAGAGAACTCTTTGATCATCTTAGTAATGCGTTTCCCTTAATTGAAATGGACAGTCTTAATACCAATTACCGTTCAAAAGAGAATATTGTTTCTTTTGTGAATGAAATCTTTTTAAAAGTACATAATTATGAATACATCAAACAAGAATCTATTAATAAAGATGGATATGTAGAAGTATTTATAGATACTGCTTTAAAAGAAGATGAGAAATTTATCAATGTGGCTTCCAAAATATCTTATTTATTACAAAATGGTGTTGATATTAATGATGTAGCCATTCTTACGTATACCAATGCAGATGTTTTATCTTTATACTCGTATTTAAGTGAGAAGTTTCCTCATCTTAAAATTTCAACAGAAATGACGTCAAGGTTAAAAAATCAAGAAAATGTAAAAGCTTTGATTAATACTATAAAATATTTATATTTCAAAGAAGACATTTATAAAGAAAATCTACATGCTTTAATTGGTAAAAAACCCTTAGAAGAATTAACTCTGCACATTGATATCCAAGCTAATCTAAGTAAAAATTTAATGTATGTGGCTAAATATTTAAAGTTAATAGATGACAATGTAATTAAACTAATTGATTTAAGTAAAACGTATTCTAATATTGTTTCTTTTGTATATGAAATAGATAAACTTGAAAGCAGTATTGAAAATAAAGAACAGCATGGTTTACAAATACTTACTATCTTTAAATCAAAAGGTTTAGAGTTTGATACCGTCCTTTTATTAGATAGAATTAAAAGAAAAAATGTAGACCGTTCTTCTTTGTTATTTGAATACGAAGATGTGGTTTTAAAAAATATTTATTATAAAATACCTAATTTTGAACACTATAATGAAGAGTATAAAAATGCACTTTTAAAAGAAAAAGCACTTTCAAGGGACGATGAATTAAATATTTTATATGTGGCAATTACACGAGCAAAAAATAATCTGATTATTTTTAAAAAAGATGAAACTTCTGTTTTTGATTTATTAAATTTAGAAGCCTATCAAAATGGTACACTTTTTAGCAAAGAAATTGTTCCAAAAGCCAAAGAGAAAGTTCAAGCTATTTCTTATACTGCACTAGATTTAGGAAAACAAGAAAAACAAATTAAAAAAGAAAAAGATACTTCTTATACTTTGCATGCAAAATATTTTGGACTTGCTACTCATTATACGCTTGAAATGATGAATGAATTTACCTTAGATTCTCTGGTTTATGCGCTTAAATTAACTAAAAGTAGATATATGAATTATTTAAGCACAGCTGATTTTATATCAATCTATAAAAGAGTTGAACACTTACTTAAGAATGATCTTTTTATATCTTTACTTAAAGACAGTACGTTTATAGCAGAACAAGCAGTAATGTATAAAAATGAAATTAAGATATTGGATTTACTTTTATATAAAGAGGATTCTTTTATTATTTGTGATTATAAAACCACAAAAGACGAACTCCTTGAGCATGAGGTTCAAGTTTCCTATTATAAAAAAGCCATAGCAGATATTTTTAAAACAAAAAATATTAAAACCTATGTTATTTATTTAAATGAAAAAGGAACAAAAATAAAAGAAACTTTTTAA
- the argB gene encoding acetylglutamate kinase translates to MEKKLKKIETLLDAIPHIKKFYGKTIVIKYGGSAQTSPELQEKFAEDIVLLKLVGMNPVIVHGGGARISELLEQLNITSEFIEGQRVTSKETMRVVEMVLSGEINKNLTSLLNYHGAKAIGISGKDSSLIQAKAKDHGKFGYTGEITKVDAKLINALIHEGFIPVIAPIADSLKPNHPGFNINADLAASKIAAALDAQKVIFLTDIVGVLDKDKNLLSTLTQEQVEAYKKDGTIHGGMIPKVDSCLEAINNGVNKAHILDGRVEHSIILELFTSDGVGTQFIRENNANNGIDIEKLLQD, encoded by the coding sequence ATGGAAAAAAAACTTAAAAAAATTGAAACGCTACTTGATGCGATTCCACATATTAAAAAATTCTATGGAAAAACTATTGTAATAAAATATGGTGGCTCAGCTCAAACGTCACCTGAATTACAAGAAAAGTTTGCGGAAGATATTGTTTTACTTAAACTTGTAGGAATGAATCCTGTAATAGTTCATGGTGGAGGTGCTAGAATATCTGAGCTTTTAGAACAACTTAATATTACATCTGAATTTATAGAAGGTCAAAGAGTTACGTCTAAAGAAACAATGAGAGTTGTAGAGATGGTACTTTCAGGTGAGATTAATAAAAACCTAACTTCTTTATTAAACTATCATGGAGCAAAAGCCATTGGTATTTCAGGAAAAGATTCTTCTTTAATACAAGCAAAAGCAAAAGATCATGGAAAATTTGGTTATACAGGTGAAATTACTAAAGTAGATGCCAAACTTATTAATGCTTTAATTCACGAAGGTTTTATTCCTGTAATTGCACCAATTGCTGACTCATTAAAACCCAATCATCCAGGCTTTAATATTAATGCAGACCTAGCAGCATCTAAAATTGCAGCTGCATTAGATGCCCAAAAAGTAATCTTCTTAACAGATATTGTAGGTGTATTAGATAAAGATAAAAATTTATTATCAACATTAACACAAGAACAAGTAGAAGCATACAAAAAAGATGGAACCATACATGGCGGAATGATACCTAAAGTAGATTCTTGTTTAGAAGCTATTAATAATGGGGTTAATAAAGCGCACATACTTGATGGAAGAGTTGAACATTCAATTATTCTAGAGCTGTTTACAAGTGATGGAGTTGGAACTCAATTTATTCGAGAAAACAATGCAAATAACGGTATAGATATCGAAAAACTATTACAAGATTAA
- a CDS encoding threonine synthase has product MQFIETRGNDGKHEEEVAFSHAILNPSASFGGLYVPKTLPILGNAFIEAHIDSSYKELAFSFLKTFRIDIEDEELEKALSLYDAFDDKDNPAPVVKIKDDLFIQEQYHGPTRAFKDMALQPFGSILSALAKKENQEYLILAATSGDTGPAALNTFRDKENIKVACLYPQGGTSDVQRLQMVCETGKNLKVIGINGNFDDAQAALKNLLASQTFKDELQKEGIKLSAANSVNFGRILFQIIYHIHSYIQLLKQEEITLGEKIYLIVPSGNFGNALGGYYARLMGIPIEKILIASNENNILTQWINTGIYDIRGKELKLTSSPAMDILKSSNIERIIFDLYGPLRTKELMDNLNEENKFSLTKEELVLLQNVFSAINSDDDYGLNIIKEASLDGYLMDPHTATCFKAYENLKEKKLKTVMYSTAEWTKFSPTVLNALKSDKVKYSDKEALDEISSSFDIKITDSIKNLFNAEIIHKSVINKDEIEKEIINFIK; this is encoded by the coding sequence ATGCAATTTATAGAAACCAGAGGAAATGATGGAAAACACGAAGAAGAAGTTGCTTTTTCACATGCAATTTTAAATCCAAGTGCTTCATTTGGAGGTTTATATGTTCCAAAAACATTGCCTATTTTAGGAAATGCATTTATTGAAGCACATATAGACTCTTCTTATAAAGAATTGGCATTTAGTTTTTTAAAAACATTTAGAATTGATATTGAAGATGAGGAATTAGAAAAAGCATTGTCTTTGTATGATGCTTTTGATGATAAAGATAATCCAGCGCCTGTTGTAAAAATTAAAGATGATTTATTTATTCAAGAACAATATCATGGACCAACAAGGGCGTTTAAAGATATGGCTTTACAACCATTTGGCTCAATTTTAAGTGCTCTTGCTAAAAAAGAAAATCAAGAATATTTAATTTTAGCTGCAACTTCTGGAGATACTGGACCTGCTGCTTTAAATACATTTAGAGACAAAGAAAATATCAAAGTTGCTTGTTTATACCCACAAGGTGGAACTTCTGATGTACAGCGTCTACAAATGGTATGTGAAACAGGTAAAAATTTAAAAGTAATTGGAATTAATGGGAATTTTGATGATGCGCAAGCTGCACTTAAAAATCTATTAGCTTCCCAAACATTTAAAGATGAATTACAAAAAGAGGGGATTAAACTCTCAGCTGCTAATTCAGTAAACTTTGGACGAATTCTATTTCAAATTATTTACCATATTCACTCCTATATCCAGCTCTTAAAACAAGAAGAAATCACTTTAGGTGAAAAAATCTATTTAATTGTACCTTCTGGAAATTTTGGAAATGCACTTGGCGGGTATTATGCGCGTTTAATGGGTATTCCAATAGAAAAAATTCTTATTGCTTCTAATGAAAACAATATTTTAACCCAATGGATTAATACTGGAATTTATGATATTAGAGGAAAAGAATTAAAATTAACAAGCTCTCCTGCTATGGATATTTTAAAATCGTCTAATATTGAAAGAATTATATTTGATTTATATGGACCTTTAAGAACAAAAGAATTAATGGACAATTTAAATGAAGAAAATAAATTTTCTTTAACAAAAGAAGAATTAGTTTTATTGCAAAATGTATTTTCTGCTATAAACTCTGATGACGATTATGGTTTAAATATCATAAAAGAAGCAAGTCTGGATGGATATTTAATGGATCCTCATACAGCTACGTGTTTTAAAGCATACGAAAATTTAAAAGAAAAGAAACTTAAAACAGTAATGTACTCAACTGCTGAGTGGACAAAATTTTCTCCTACTGTACTTAATGCTTTAAAAAGTGATAAAGTAAAATACTCTGATAAAGAAGCTTTAGATGAAATATCTTCAAGTTTTGATATAAAAATCACAGATTCTATAAAAAATTTATTTAACGCAGAAATTATTCATAAGTCAGTTATCAACAAAGATGAGATAGAAAAAGAAATAATAAATTTTATTAAATAA
- the petA gene encoding ubiquinol-cytochrome c reductase iron-sulfur subunit, translated as MSNDTNRRDFIGYSFAAVAAVGGGFALVGMKRAWDPLPSVLAGGFTTIDLTPMKPGKPETFEWRGKPIFVLKKSESMDDSERDLIVGKERFTVAIGLCTHLGCIPAWKKDTWKCACHGGQFNASGTQTFGPPPRPLDLPPFSVEGNTIVLGNEGPEFKKIAAFLATQA; from the coding sequence ATGTCTAACGATACTAATAGACGTGATTTTATTGGTTATTCATTTGCAGCTGTTGCAGCTGTAGGTGGTGGATTTGCACTTGTTGGAATGAAGCGAGCTTGGGATCCATTACCAAGTGTACTTGCTGGTGGATTCACAACAATTGACTTAACCCCAATGAAACCAGGTAAACCAGAAACATTTGAGTGGAGAGGTAAGCCAATATTTGTGCTTAAGAAATCTGAAAGTATGGATGATTCTGAGCGAGATTTAATTGTAGGTAAAGAGAGATTTACTGTTGCAATTGGTTTATGTACTCACCTAGGTTGTATTCCTGCATGGAAAAAAGATACTTGGAAATGTGCCTGTCACGGCGGTCAGTTTAATGCGAGTGGAACACAAACATTTGGACCACCCCCTAGACCACTTGATTTACCACCATTTTCTGTTGAAGGAAATACTATCGTTTTAGGTAACGAAGGTCCTGAATTCAAAAAAATTGCTGCTTTTTTAGCAACACAAGCGTAA
- a CDS encoding cytochrome bc complex cytochrome b subunit — protein sequence MAKLTKANSLGEWFDQRLNTTQFNKVMMTEYWIPKDINFLWAMGVLLATTFGILIISGIFLMMYYKPDINLAFDSVNYTIMQEVAFGWLFRHMHGVAASVIFLIIYIHMFTGIYYGSYKQGREMIWISGMLLFMTFSAAGFSGYMLPWGQMSYWAAMVITNLFGGVPIIGDALVVWIRGDFNVADATLTRFFMLHVFLLPITIMGLIGLHFYTLRIPHVNNQSSEEIDYDLEAQKYLSGNKKESKVIPFWPVFISKDLAVLGVFLIFYFYLVFFHYNFAMDPVNFDPADNMVTPAHIYPEWYFLWSYEVLRGFFFDIAGIKAFDIGLAAFGFANVAFLLLPFLDRDPEILPAHKRPLFFIWFWILMADLIVLTVYGKLPPTGSNAWVGFYAAVAFLVIFAVLPLVTKMDAKKRGK from the coding sequence ATGGCAAAATTAACAAAAGCAAACTCTCTTGGTGAGTGGTTTGATCAACGATTAAATACCACACAATTCAATAAAGTTATGATGACTGAATATTGGATTCCAAAAGATATTAACTTCTTATGGGCAATGGGTGTTTTATTAGCAACTACTTTTGGAATATTAATTATTTCAGGTATTTTTTTGATGATGTATTACAAACCTGATATTAACTTAGCATTTGATTCTGTTAACTACACAATTATGCAAGAAGTTGCATTTGGTTGGTTGTTTAGACATATGCATGGTGTTGCAGCTTCGGTTATCTTCTTAATTATTTATATTCATATGTTTACTGGAATTTATTATGGTTCTTATAAACAAGGTAGAGAAATGATTTGGATTTCTGGTATGTTATTGTTTATGACATTTTCAGCAGCTGGATTCTCTGGATATATGTTACCTTGGGGACAAATGTCTTACTGGGCAGCTATGGTTATTACCAATCTATTTGGTGGAGTTCCAATTATTGGGGATGCACTTGTAGTTTGGATTAGAGGGGACTTTAATGTAGCAGATGCTACGTTAACAAGATTCTTTATGTTACATGTATTTTTATTACCTATTACTATTATGGGATTAATTGGATTACACTTTTATACATTAAGAATTCCTCATGTTAATAATCAAAGTTCGGAAGAAATTGATTATGATTTAGAAGCACAAAAATATTTATCTGGAAATAAAAAAGAATCTAAAGTTATTCCTTTTTGGCCTGTATTTATCTCAAAAGATTTAGCAGTTCTAGGTGTATTTTTGATTTTCTATTTTTACTTAGTATTCTTCCATTATAACTTTGCTATGGATCCAGTTAACTTTGATCCTGCTGATAATATGGTTACACCTGCACATATTTACCCAGAGTGGTATTTTTTATGGTCGTATGAAGTATTAAGAGGTTTCTTCTTTGATATTGCTGGAATTAAGGCTTTTGATATTGGATTAGCTGCATTTGGTTTTGCCAATGTTGCATTCTTGTTATTACCGTTCTTAGACAGAGATCCTGAAATTTTACCAGCTCATAAAAGACCACTATTCTTTATTTGGTTCTGGATTTTAATGGCCGATTTAATTGTATTAACTGTTTATGGAAAACTTCCTCCAACAGGTTCTAATGCATGGGTAGGATTCTACGCAGCCGTTGCATTCTTAGTAATTTTTGCAGTATTACCATTAGTTACTAAAATGGACGCTAAAAAGAGAGGTAAGTAA
- a CDS encoding cytochrome c1 — protein MRELKILAVVVGLTLVMYWGVEPYAHHEMHPTVAEADFDFKDVDGLNGAKGDAVNGATLVQANCTACHSIEVANFPALMSNADNGAAYGVVPPDLSSAGKIYSGDYLAAFIKNPAKAAKVEHKFVDDAVHPMPNYDWMPASDIADMVAYLQTIAPKEMSNKEVFTDACLRCHGIKYADMKGGSMAAQTPADNIKAYMGKTPPDLSQYIRSRGHEYLGTFINDPAKHLEGTAMPRVGLNEEAQAQVIAYMEDIGDSKKSQREELGPKFLIYMVIFAIFAFLWKNSKWREVH, from the coding sequence ATGAGAGAATTAAAAATACTTGCAGTTGTTGTTGGTCTTACTCTTGTGATGTATTGGGGTGTTGAACCTTATGCTCATCACGAGATGCATCCAACAGTTGCAGAAGCTGATTTTGATTTTAAAGATGTTGATGGATTAAATGGAGCTAAAGGTGATGCTGTAAATGGTGCTACTTTAGTTCAAGCTAATTGTACAGCATGTCACTCTATTGAAGTTGCTAACTTTCCTGCTTTAATGTCTAACGCGGATAATGGAGCAGCTTATGGTGTTGTTCCACCTGATTTATCCTCAGCTGGTAAGATTTATTCTGGTGATTATTTAGCAGCATTTATTAAGAATCCTGCTAAAGCTGCAAAAGTTGAGCATAAATTCGTAGATGATGCAGTTCACCCTATGCCTAATTATGATTGGATGCCTGCATCTGATATTGCTGATATGGTTGCATATTTACAAACAATTGCTCCTAAAGAAATGTCAAATAAAGAAGTGTTTACTGATGCTTGTTTAAGATGTCATGGTATTAAATACGCAGATATGAAAGGTGGCTCAATGGCTGCTCAAACTCCTGCTGATAACATCAAAGCATATATGGGAAAAACTCCTCCAGATTTATCTCAGTACATCAGATCAAGAGGACATGAATACTTAGGAACATTTATTAATGATCCTGCTAAACATCTTGAAGGTACAGCAATGCCAAGAGTGGGACTTAATGAAGAAGCTCAAGCTCAAGTAATTGCATATATGGAAGACATAGGAGATTCTAAAAAATCTCAAAGAGAAGAATTAGGACCTAAGTTCTTAATTTATATGGTTATCTTTGCTATTTTTGCTTTCCTTTGGAAAAACAGTAAATGGAGAGAAGTTCACTAG
- a CDS encoding 16S rRNA (uracil(1498)-N(3))-methyltransferase: MQFLHHSDAGASSLVIKEDAYKYLIKARRHKLQDQIFFRNLQDTSLYTYEIFNILKKEAILTLIKNEEKCIEAHKKLHILWAVVDPKTIEKQLPYLNEIGVDKISFYYGSFSQKNFKLNFEKFEKILINSSGQCGRSSIIKLELITSLKEFLALNPDTHALNFSKKNVSQADFSSVALGCEGGFSKEELSLFKEENIVGFSSKLILRSETAITAMASKVLL, from the coding sequence ATGCAGTTTTTACATCATAGTGATGCAGGAGCATCTTCTCTTGTTATAAAAGAAGATGCTTACAAATATCTAATTAAAGCCAGACGTCACAAACTACAAGATCAAATATTTTTTAGAAACTTACAAGACACTTCACTTTATACCTATGAAATTTTCAATATTCTTAAAAAAGAAGCAATACTTACTCTTATAAAAAATGAAGAAAAATGCATAGAAGCTCATAAAAAACTTCATATTTTATGGGCAGTGGTTGATCCTAAAACAATAGAAAAACAACTTCCTTATTTAAATGAAATAGGAGTAGATAAAATATCTTTTTATTATGGATCTTTTTCTCAAAAAAACTTTAAATTAAATTTTGAAAAGTTTGAAAAAATACTAATTAATTCATCTGGGCAATGTGGACGTTCTTCTATTATAAAACTTGAATTAATTACTTCTTTAAAAGAATTTTTAGCTTTAAACCCAGATACACATGCGCTTAATTTTTCTAAAAAAAATGTTTCACAAGCAGATTTTTCATCTGTCGCACTTGGGTGTGAAGGTGGTTTCTCAAAAGAAGAACTTTCTTTATTTAAAGAAGAAAATATTGTTGGTTTTTCATCTAAGCTTATATTACGCTCAGAAACTGCTATTACAGCAATGGCTTCTAAAGTATTACTTTAA